The Armatimonadota bacterium genome includes a window with the following:
- the dnaK gene encoding chaperone protein DnaK, with amino-acid sequence MSKILGIDLGTTNSVVAVMEGAEPVVIPLSDGSRLLPSVVGVSRTGERLVGHMAKRQAITHPDRTVTSIKRHMGTSYRVEIDGVSMTPQEISARILERLREDAAKYLGQDVRKAVITVPAYFSDAQRQATKDAGAIAGLEVVRIINEPTAAALAFGLDRTDAHTVLVWDLGGGTFDVSILEMGDGVFEVKATNGDTHLGGDDWDQALMEWMASEFRNQTGVDLLADRVAAQRLKEAAEKAKIELSSVVTTAVNLPFISVNQDGPLHLDITITRAKFEEITAHLLKRMESPTLQALKDAKMEPSDLDCVLLVGGSTRMPAVRDLMRTMLGKEPLGGFNPDEVVALGAAIQGGVLAGEVREIVLLDVTPLTLGIETLGGVFTPLIERNTTIPTSRSRMFTTAADNQTTVDIHVLQGEREFASDNISLGRFQLTGIQPAPRGTPRIDVSFEIDVNGICHVSARDTATGNRQSITVKATTSLSREEVARLVREAELHRAEDARRRELQELRNRADALLYNAERTARDAEGLVSAALVQMVRDGMAALRQSLAGEDVDLIRRQVEQLSADVYRLGAAYYQAKESGAAPTAEAAAADEDVQPEAEAAQRPEAESEEESGDQTEGKPA; translated from the coding sequence AGCGTCTTGTGGGACACATGGCCAAGCGGCAGGCCATCACCCACCCGGACCGTACGGTCACCAGCATCAAGCGCCACATGGGAACGTCCTATCGCGTGGAGATAGACGGCGTATCCATGACCCCGCAGGAGATCTCAGCGCGCATTCTGGAGCGTCTGCGGGAGGATGCCGCCAAGTATCTCGGACAGGATGTGCGCAAGGCAGTCATAACAGTCCCGGCCTACTTTTCTGACGCTCAGCGTCAGGCCACCAAGGACGCGGGCGCCATCGCCGGGCTGGAGGTGGTGCGCATCATCAACGAGCCGACGGCCGCCGCGCTGGCGTTTGGCCTGGACCGCACGGATGCCCATACGGTGCTGGTATGGGACCTCGGAGGCGGCACCTTCGACGTCAGTATCCTGGAGATGGGCGACGGGGTATTCGAGGTCAAGGCGACGAACGGCGACACGCATCTGGGCGGCGACGACTGGGACCAGGCTTTGATGGAGTGGATGGCATCCGAGTTCCGCAATCAGACCGGGGTGGATCTGCTCGCGGACCGGGTGGCGGCGCAGCGCCTGAAAGAGGCCGCCGAAAAGGCCAAGATCGAACTCTCCTCCGTCGTCACGACAGCCGTGAATCTCCCGTTCATCTCTGTGAACCAGGACGGCCCGCTGCATCTGGACATCACCATCACACGGGCGAAGTTCGAGGAGATAACCGCGCACCTGCTCAAAAGGATGGAGAGCCCCACGCTGCAGGCTCTCAAGGACGCGAAGATGGAGCCGTCCGACCTGGACTGCGTGCTTCTGGTGGGAGGCTCCACGCGGATGCCTGCCGTCCGGGACCTGATGCGCACGATGCTGGGTAAAGAGCCCCTGGGCGGATTCAACCCGGATGAGGTCGTTGCGCTGGGAGCGGCCATTCAGGGTGGGGTGCTGGCGGGCGAGGTGCGGGAGATCGTGCTTCTGGACGTCACGCCCCTGACTCTGGGGATCGAGACGCTGGGCGGCGTGTTCACCCCGCTGATCGAACGCAACACAACCATCCCCACCAGCCGCAGCCGGATGTTCACCACCGCCGCCGATAATCAGACTACGGTGGACATCCACGTGCTGCAGGGCGAGCGCGAATTCGCAAGCGACAACATCTCTCTGGGTCGCTTCCAGTTGACGGGCATTCAGCCTGCTCCGCGGGGCACCCCGAGGATAGATGTCTCGTTTGAGATTGATGTCAACGGAATCTGTCACGTCTCGGCGCGCGACACGGCCACAGGCAACCGGCAGAGCATCACGGTGAAAGCCACAACGTCTCTTTCGCGGGAAGAGGTCGCTCGGCTGGTGCGCGAAGCGGAGCTGCACCGGGCGGAGGATGCCAGGCGGCGCGAGCTGCAGGAGCTGCGCAACCGGGCGGATGCGTTGCTTTACAACGCAGAGCGCACAGCTCGCGACGCGGAAGGGCTGGTCTCCGCAGCGCTGGTCCAGATGGTGAGGGACGGCATGGCCGCCCTGCGTCAATCGCTTGCGGGTGAGGATGTGGATCTTATCCGGCGGCAGGTGGAGCAGCTGTCCGCAGACGTCTATCGCCTGGGAGCCGCCTACTATCAGGCGAAAGAGTCCGGGGCTGCGCCGACGGCTGAGGCGGCGGCTGCCGATGAGGATGTTCAGCCGGAGGCCGAGGCTGCGCAGAGGCCGGAGGCGGAATCGGAAGAGGAATCCGGGGACCAGACGGAAGGCAAACCGGCTTGA